In a single window of the Vicinamibacterales bacterium genome:
- a CDS encoding polysaccharide deacetylase family protein, protein MVFLFAAVGTALVFLAHTAPFPFILDSVAPGEAVWHIPHTAGPPTVYLTFDDGPNLDATPDLLDVLADVNAPATFFLIDQHLTEQTAPVVRRMFAEGHAVGVHSHTRRLMWQSPQALADTVAAAADRIETLAGTRPCRVFRPHAGWRSGQMYEGLASIDFVLVGWGWGLWDWNWYRPRQAEGLAHRLAQRASAGDIIVIHDGHHKNPRADRRYAVEATALFVPALRERGFKLGTLC, encoded by the coding sequence ATGGTGTTTCTATTTGCAGCAGTCGGGACGGCGTTGGTGTTCTTGGCTCACACGGCGCCGTTTCCTTTTATTCTGGACTCGGTGGCTCCAGGAGAGGCCGTCTGGCACATTCCCCACACCGCGGGCCCGCCCACGGTTTATCTGACGTTCGACGACGGTCCTAATCTCGATGCCACACCAGACCTCCTCGATGTCCTCGCGGACGTAAACGCACCTGCGACATTTTTCTTAATCGACCAGCATCTAACCGAGCAGACCGCACCGGTCGTCAGGCGGATGTTCGCGGAGGGACATGCCGTGGGCGTGCATTCACACACCCGCCGACTCATGTGGCAGTCGCCACAGGCGCTAGCCGATACTGTGGCAGCCGCCGCAGACCGGATTGAAACACTGGCCGGTACGCGGCCCTGCCGTGTGTTTCGGCCGCACGCCGGCTGGCGAAGCGGTCAAATGTATGAAGGGCTGGCAAGTATCGATTTCGTGCTGGTCGGCTGGGGCTGGGGACTATGGGACTGGAACTGGTATCGGCCACGCCAGGCTGAAGGACTCGCTCACCGGTTAGCCCAACGTGCCTCTGCGGGTGACATCATTGTGATACATGACGGCCATCACAAGAATCCGCGTGCCGACCGCCGCTATGCTGTGGAAGCCACAGCGCTCTTCGTTCCAGCCCTACGAGAACGGGGATTCAAACTCGGCACGCTTTGTTGA
- a CDS encoding tetratricopeptide repeat protein, producing MVGSRKYLVAVSGIIFVVLVTASCARQDEISEALPVQHTSPLRQDSEAAELVETGQGTADLRALAEQGDAEAQLRLGGMYFAGQAVAEDAAEGVRWWRLAAEQGLLPAQTGLGGRYFNGRGVERDEAEAFRWYRMAAEQGDEEVLAFMRLNAEQGSMTAQVSLAEMYAEGRDVIRNEMEAIRWWWQAVPQSPVEVVVLIRRAAEKGSVAAKIALGRIYATGRGVSRDEAEAFRWYRLAAEQGSAEAQVTLGDIYVDGRGVTQDTNEAMRWYRRAAEQGWTEAQVILGSMYGEGRGVVQDEEQAMRWYRRAAEQGWSDAQFTLGGLYFAGRDIPRNEIEAVKWYHRAAAQGHTGALAWVRRAAEEGDVLAEVTLGDMYWNGRGVATDAGEAARWYRMAVERGDVEALRWMRLTAEEGSLAAQAHLADMYTTGRGVAQDEAEAARWSQQAAERREAETEKVPWFYQTAEEGNAEAQHVLGVLYSSGRIVARDGVAAVEWYRHAAEQGHVVAQFTLGLRYDAGEGVIRDEAEAVRWYRMAADQGHAVAQLALGVMHSDGRGVTADTTEAARWFHRAAVQDVARTQHDSRVVYANSREVAQDDVTIYLWFDLAVARSTDDTRDSVVQSRETVAQRMTRNQVAEARRRARAWDVVHLRVP from the coding sequence ATGGTTGGTTCCCGCAAATATCTTGTCGCTGTGTCAGGCATTATTTTCGTGGTGCTGGTAACAGCTTCCTGTGCACGTCAAGACGAGATTTCCGAAGCCTTACCGGTGCAACACACTTCACCGTTGCGGCAGGACTCGGAGGCAGCAGAACTCGTTGAGACCGGTCAAGGCACTGCTGACTTACGTGCACTTGCCGAGCAAGGCGATGCCGAAGCACAGCTTAGGCTTGGGGGGATGTATTTTGCGGGTCAGGCGGTTGCGGAAGATGCGGCCGAGGGGGTCCGGTGGTGGCGCCTTGCGGCCGAGCAAGGGCTTCTGCCGGCGCAGACTGGACTTGGCGGCAGGTACTTTAATGGGCGGGGTGTAGAGCGGGATGAGGCCGAGGCGTTCCGGTGGTATCGGATGGCGGCGGAGCAAGGCGATGAAGAGGTGCTGGCATTTATGCGCCTCAACGCGGAGCAGGGCTCAATGACGGCGCAAGTGAGTCTTGCGGAGATGTATGCCGAAGGTCGAGATGTTATACGAAATGAGATGGAAGCCATCCGATGGTGGTGGCAAGCGGTGCCGCAAAGTCCTGTGGAAGTGGTGGTGTTGATCCGACGAGCGGCTGAGAAGGGTTCGGTCGCAGCGAAGATTGCTCTCGGGCGTATCTATGCTACTGGCCGGGGGGTTTCCCGGGATGAGGCCGAAGCGTTCCGGTGGTATCGGCTGGCGGCGGAACAAGGCTCGGCTGAGGCACAGGTTACCCTAGGGGACATATATGTGGATGGGCGTGGAGTTACACAGGATACGAATGAAGCGATGCGCTGGTATCGGCGGGCAGCGGAGCAAGGCTGGACTGAGGCACAGGTCATTCTTGGGAGTATGTATGGCGAAGGTCGAGGAGTAGTACAAGACGAAGAACAAGCGATGCGTTGGTATCGGCGGGCGGCTGAGCAAGGCTGGTCAGATGCGCAGTTTACTCTCGGCGGTTTGTATTTCGCCGGCCGTGACATTCCTCGGAACGAAATCGAGGCGGTGAAATGGTACCACCGGGCAGCCGCACAAGGTCATACGGGGGCGTTGGCGTGGGTCCGCCGGGCTGCCGAGGAAGGCGATGTTCTCGCTGAAGTCACTTTGGGGGATATGTATTGGAACGGGCGTGGTGTTGCGACGGACGCGGGCGAGGCCGCACGCTGGTATCGCATGGCCGTGGAACGGGGTGATGTGGAAGCGCTGAGGTGGATGCGCCTGACGGCGGAAGAAGGTTCACTAGCTGCACAAGCACATCTTGCGGACATGTACACCACGGGCCGTGGTGTGGCACAAGATGAGGCTGAAGCGGCACGGTGGTCTCAGCAGGCGGCTGAGCGGAGAGAAGCCGAGACTGAGAAGGTGCCATGGTTTTACCAAACAGCCGAGGAAGGCAATGCCGAAGCACAGCATGTTTTAGGCGTCCTGTATTCCTCAGGTCGGATTGTTGCCCGTGACGGCGTGGCTGCGGTGGAGTGGTATCGCCACGCGGCGGAACAAGGCCACGTTGTTGCACAGTTCACCCTTGGACTCAGGTATGACGCGGGTGAAGGTGTGATCCGGGACGAGGCGGAGGCAGTACGTTGGTACCGGATGGCGGCGGACCAGGGACATGCCGTGGCGCAACTCGCTCTTGGAGTCATGCACTCTGACGGCCGTGGCGTCACGGCGGATACGACGGAAGCGGCACGGTGGTTTCATCGAGCAGCGGTGCAAGATGTTGCTCGAACGCAGCACGATTCCAGGGTTGTTTACGCTAACAGTCGTGAGGTTGCGCAGGACGATGTAACCATTTATCTATGGTTTGATCTCGCGGTCGCACGATCGACTGATGACACACGGGATTCGGTAGTGCAGTCGCGCGAAACCGTAGCACAACGAATGACTCGCAATCAGGTCGCTGAAGCTCGGCGCCGCGCGCGTGCGTGGGACGTAGTACATCTGCGCGTGCCGTAA
- a CDS encoding amidohydrolase family protein: protein MLTSVVAIQPRSLTCLSVLTFAVGIALSTPTAVSAEQSTTAAVRAGMLIDPEAGTATPNQVILVEGGQITAVGDDITVPAGAEVIDLSDLTVLPGLVDAHNHLGLTYKVDPERNIYYLTYILDSTPIRAIQAVSNGIQMLSSGFTIVRDMGNNGNYVDTALRVAIEQGWVPGPTIINSGIIIGGMGGQFWPTPEMAREHNIVYPEYLDADTTDEMIKAVRQNVLFGAKVIKICVDCKPYAYTADEMRLFIAEAAKAGMKVEGHIQTREGARAAIEAGLWSLAHDGPLDDELHKLMAEKGIWRAGTETPFTPYRGSEGAFERTVAGLRNAYANGVNLTFSTDADYYIPGMTRGEVVINFLLTWQAADIPDAEILKVMTINGYKVSETYDERGPIAPGLAADMIAVVGNPLEDIDTLRDVRFVMKDGLVFKRDGVVVPEVFFNPGPVNGWQIGFDERVR, encoded by the coding sequence ATGTTGACTTCGGTAGTCGCGATACAACCACGTTCTTTAACTTGTCTCAGCGTACTCACATTCGCTGTTGGTATAGCCCTTTCAACTCCGACAGCAGTATCGGCCGAGCAATCGACGACCGCCGCCGTTCGTGCTGGGATGCTGATTGATCCCGAGGCGGGCACAGCGACCCCGAACCAGGTCATCTTGGTCGAAGGTGGTCAGATTACCGCAGTCGGTGACGACATTACCGTGCCAGCTGGCGCGGAGGTGATCGACTTGTCCGACCTGACAGTTCTACCTGGCCTAGTGGATGCACACAACCACTTAGGACTGACTTACAAGGTTGACCCTGAACGGAACATTTACTACCTCACTTATATCCTCGATTCGACCCCGATCCGCGCCATCCAGGCGGTGTCAAATGGCATCCAAATGCTTTCGTCCGGTTTTACGATCGTCCGCGATATGGGTAACAACGGCAATTATGTTGATACCGCCTTACGTGTTGCGATCGAGCAGGGTTGGGTGCCCGGTCCCACAATTATCAACTCGGGCATCATCATTGGGGGCATGGGCGGACAGTTTTGGCCAACGCCTGAGATGGCACGCGAGCACAACATCGTCTATCCAGAATATCTTGATGCCGATACGACCGACGAGATGATTAAAGCGGTAAGGCAGAATGTACTTTTCGGGGCCAAGGTGATCAAGATTTGTGTTGATTGCAAGCCCTACGCTTACACCGCTGACGAGATGAGGTTGTTTATAGCTGAGGCCGCGAAGGCTGGCATGAAGGTGGAGGGTCACATTCAGACAAGGGAAGGTGCCCGTGCCGCCATCGAAGCCGGCTTGTGGTCACTTGCTCATGATGGTCCGCTCGATGATGAGCTTCATAAATTGATGGCTGAAAAAGGGATTTGGCGTGCAGGTACCGAGACGCCGTTTACACCATACCGTGGCAGTGAGGGCGCTTTCGAGCGCACGGTGGCTGGTTTGCGGAACGCCTACGCGAACGGGGTAAATCTAACGTTTTCGACTGATGCCGATTATTACATTCCAGGCATGACCCGCGGCGAGGTGGTGATTAACTTCTTGCTGACCTGGCAAGCGGCTGACATTCCTGACGCGGAAATTTTGAAAGTCATGACGATCAATGGCTATAAAGTCTCCGAGACCTACGATGAGCGTGGACCGATCGCGCCAGGTCTGGCAGCCGATATGATCGCGGTGGTTGGGAACCCGTTGGAGGACATTGACACACTACGGGACGTTCGGTTTGTAATGAAGGATGGTTTGGTTTTCAAACGTGACGGTGTTGTGGTGCCAGAGGTCTTCTTCAACCCCGGACCGGTGAACGGATGGCAGATCGGTTTTGATGAGCGTGTCCGGTAA
- a CDS encoding peroxiredoxin translates to MEIPLGTGRGAHRDMKIPKVIFRTRVGDNESLGGGCAIGGDWKDVSTDDLFEGKKVVIFSLPGAYTPTCSSQQVPGYEERYDVFKAQGIDEVYCISVNDSFVMNAWFRDQNITKVKPIADGEGKFTEGMGMLVNKPGQGFGMRSWRYSAVVDNGEVTKMFIEPGKNDESNDDDPYGQSSPEKMLEYLR, encoded by the coding sequence GTGGAAATTCCACTTGGAACAGGTAGAGGAGCTCACAGAGATATGAAAATACCAAAAGTAATATTTAGAACCAGAGTAGGTGACAACGAATCATTAGGTGGAGGTTGTGCGATTGGTGGTGACTGGAAAGATGTTTCTACTGACGATTTATTTGAGGGCAAGAAAGTAGTCATATTTTCATTGCCTGGAGCGTACACACCAACCTGTTCGTCGCAGCAAGTCCCTGGTTATGAAGAAAGATATGACGTATTCAAAGCACAGGGCATTGACGAAGTTTATTGCATATCTGTAAATGATTCATTTGTAATGAATGCATGGTTTAGAGATCAAAATATAACCAAGGTAAAACCTATTGCTGACGGTGAAGGCAAATTCACGGAAGGCATGGGCATGCTTGTAAACAAACCCGGGCAAGGATTTGGTATGAGATCGTGGAGGTATTCTGCAGTCGTAGATAACGGCGAAGTAACTAAAATGTTTATTGAACCTGGAAAAAATGATGAGAGCAATGATGATGATCCATATGGTCAATCATCACCTGAAAAAATGTTGGAATATCTAAGATAA
- a CDS encoding Crp/Fnr family transcriptional regulator has protein sequence MSTTAKDLIFDAPLFRELEDVDRQRLGEITSVKQFSRGEEIFREGSPPEFSYLIVTGRVKIFKITPAGRDIILELFSAGDLFGAIAAYRGIPYPASAAALEDATLLQVPQKKFFMLLEQHPSLVRGLLLSLTQRLVQLTNRIASLTGGRLEPRFARLFLKLADEVGKSGPEGQVVPLALSRQELADMTGTTIETCIRLMSRWSKEGIVRTEKDGFVLLDRKTLEQVSLD, from the coding sequence ATGTCAACAACCGCTAAAGACCTTATCTTCGACGCGCCGTTATTTAGAGAGTTGGAAGACGTCGATCGGCAGCGTTTAGGAGAGATTACCAGTGTTAAACAATTCTCACGCGGCGAGGAGATTTTCAGAGAGGGCTCGCCCCCGGAGTTCTCTTACTTGATTGTGACTGGTCGAGTGAAGATCTTCAAAATCACACCGGCCGGACGGGATATTATTTTGGAACTCTTTTCGGCCGGAGACCTCTTCGGCGCCATAGCAGCATATCGAGGGATACCGTATCCGGCGTCAGCGGCAGCGCTTGAGGATGCAACCTTACTTCAAGTGCCACAGAAGAAATTCTTTATGCTGCTGGAACAACATCCAAGCCTCGTGCGTGGCTTACTGCTCAGTCTGACACAACGATTAGTTCAATTAACGAACCGAATCGCCAGTTTAACCGGTGGGCGCCTTGAGCCAAGATTCGCTCGTTTGTTTCTAAAGTTGGCTGATGAGGTCGGAAAATCAGGGCCAGAGGGACAGGTGGTGCCGTTGGCGCTATCGCGCCAGGAGCTTGCGGATATGACCGGTACCACCATCGAGACCTGCATCCGCCTCATGAGTCGATGGTCGAAGGAAGGCATTGTTCGCACGGAAAAAGACGGTTTTGTCCTGCTTGATCGGAAGACATTGGAGCAGGTCTCGCTCGATTAA
- a CDS encoding c-type cytochrome — protein MKHEMRIFLVLMFTSSILPSVAAAQDAAAGNAVYDSRCVICHGDQGDGLGLIGIVHRAQQSGVVVTIYPRDFTAGVFKFRSTPTGTLPTDDDLFRTITEGISRSGMPSHTDLSETDRLDVIAYIKTFSPRWEQDEPGEPFTIDAAPSYVGSADSTEQGVTVYQTMRCATCHGETGLGDGPSSAELEDSWGDRILPFDFTSGPLKGGSTPEMIYRTFMTGLDGTPMPSYEPAMPIEEERWHLVSYILRLMTGETDAQDN, from the coding sequence ATGAAACATGAAATGCGAATCTTCCTCGTCCTCATGTTTACGAGTTCAATACTGCCCTCAGTTGCCGCGGCTCAAGACGCTGCAGCTGGAAATGCTGTCTACGATTCGCGATGCGTCATTTGCCATGGTGACCAAGGTGACGGCCTAGGTCTCATCGGCATCGTGCATCGAGCACAGCAATCCGGGGTGGTCGTGACCATCTATCCAAGAGATTTCACCGCGGGGGTTTTCAAATTTCGAAGCACGCCGACCGGCACTTTACCCACCGACGATGATCTTTTTCGAACAATCACCGAGGGTATCAGCCGCTCCGGCATGCCGTCGCACACCGACTTATCTGAAACGGACCGCCTAGACGTCATCGCTTACATCAAAACGTTTTCTCCGCGATGGGAACAAGATGAACCTGGCGAGCCATTCACGATCGACGCCGCGCCGTCGTACGTCGGGTCAGCGGACTCCACCGAACAAGGTGTGACGGTTTACCAGACCATGCGTTGTGCAACCTGTCACGGTGAAACGGGGCTCGGCGACGGCCCCTCGTCTGCGGAATTGGAAGACAGTTGGGGTGACCGCATTCTCCCGTTTGATTTCACCTCGGGCCCCCTCAAGGGTGGCTCTACACCGGAAATGATCTACCGCACTTTCATGACGGGTCTGGACGGGACGCCAATGCCATCGTATGAGCCAGCCATGCCCATCGAAGAAGAACGATGGCATCTCGTTTCCTACATCCTTCGTTTGATGACAGGCGAGACAGACGCACAAGATAATTAA
- the nosZ gene encoding TAT-dependent nitrous-oxide reductase produces MISSHPLTTWIAFVAAGLSLNCGAPPPMNTSEGESPYAAHEVAPGELDEYYGFQSGGQSGEVRVIGIPSMRIFKRIPVWNLDSASGWGITNESKSMMGGKVVGDTHHVHGSYVDGTYDGKWLFVNDKANNRLARIRIDQMKVDATLEIPHTQGTHGTFPQRAPKTEWVILNSEFRTPLVNDGRGALLDESTYGGVHTIVNAETMKVVAQVQTRVNLDLAATDYNGKFSFATSYNSEGGATISEMLASDLDYLVVFNWDRIKEALAGNAYQTVDGIPILDGSEGSSLTAYIPVPKNPHGVNVSPDGNYAVVSGKVSPTASVIDISKLDDVFAGNLEPREAVVAEPEIGLGPLHTTYDGRGNAYTSLFIDSQEVKWNLQRAIELQANPQEGQTAVVDRLDVHYQVGHTMASMAETNEADGRYLISLNKISKDRFLNVGPLKPENDQLIDISGDSMVLLKDESAYVEPHDIIIVRRDIIEDKVLHRVRLEDHPEAVTESSVVRDGNKVTVRVTATAPMYGLQEVVVNEGDEVTYIVTNTDEIPDLSHGFAISNYNIQLIVSPFETKSVTFIADKPGVYWIYCTTFCHALHLEMRMRFVVRAQGT; encoded by the coding sequence ATGATTTCATCCCATCCACTGACCACATGGATTGCCTTCGTCGCAGCGGGCCTCTCACTGAATTGTGGTGCGCCGCCGCCAATGAACACTTCTGAGGGTGAATCACCTTACGCTGCTCATGAAGTCGCGCCGGGTGAACTTGACGAATATTACGGTTTCCAAAGCGGAGGCCAATCAGGTGAAGTGCGTGTCATTGGTATTCCCTCAATGCGCATTTTCAAGCGCATTCCAGTGTGGAATCTTGATTCCGCCAGTGGCTGGGGCATCACGAACGAGAGCAAATCAATGATGGGAGGCAAGGTGGTCGGCGATACTCACCATGTCCATGGTTCGTATGTCGACGGCACCTATGACGGTAAGTGGCTTTTCGTCAACGACAAGGCAAATAACCGCCTTGCGCGAATTCGAATTGACCAGATGAAAGTTGATGCCACATTGGAGATTCCCCATACGCAAGGCACGCATGGGACTTTCCCTCAACGGGCACCGAAGACCGAATGGGTGATTCTAAATAGTGAATTCCGGACACCGCTCGTCAATGACGGACGCGGGGCTCTTCTTGACGAATCGACATATGGCGGCGTCCACACGATTGTCAACGCCGAGACCATGAAAGTCGTGGCTCAAGTTCAGACCAGGGTAAACCTTGACCTCGCCGCGACCGATTACAACGGCAAATTCTCCTTCGCTACCTCATACAACAGTGAGGGTGGAGCGACAATTTCCGAGATGCTCGCCAGCGACCTGGACTACCTCGTCGTTTTCAACTGGGATCGTATCAAAGAAGCCCTGGCGGGCAACGCTTACCAGACGGTTGACGGCATCCCGATTCTCGACGGAAGTGAGGGTTCGAGTCTTACCGCCTACATCCCGGTCCCGAAGAATCCGCACGGCGTCAACGTGTCTCCGGACGGAAATTACGCGGTAGTGTCCGGAAAGGTCTCGCCGACCGCTTCAGTGATCGACATCTCAAAACTTGACGATGTCTTTGCCGGAAATCTCGAACCGCGCGAGGCGGTCGTGGCGGAACCAGAAATAGGACTCGGCCCACTCCATACTACGTACGATGGCCGTGGCAACGCCTACACCTCACTTTTCATCGATAGCCAAGAGGTGAAATGGAATCTTCAGAGAGCAATTGAACTCCAGGCCAATCCCCAAGAGGGTCAAACCGCAGTGGTCGACCGTCTCGATGTTCACTACCAAGTTGGCCACACCATGGCGTCGATGGCCGAAACGAATGAAGCTGACGGGCGGTATCTGATCTCGCTCAATAAGATCTCGAAAGACCGCTTTCTCAACGTCGGCCCCCTCAAGCCGGAAAACGACCAGCTGATTGACATCTCAGGGGACAGCATGGTTCTGCTCAAGGACGAGTCGGCCTACGTCGAACCACACGACATCATTATTGTTCGACGCGACATCATCGAAGATAAAGTGCTCCATCGTGTCCGGCTCGAAGACCATCCAGAGGCGGTTACGGAGAGTTCTGTCGTGCGTGACGGAAACAAGGTAACGGTGCGTGTAACAGCGACAGCCCCGATGTACGGCTTGCAAGAGGTTGTCGTCAATGAGGGTGACGAAGTCACTTATATTGTAACAAACACCGATGAAATTCCGGATCTCTCTCACGGGTTCGCAATCTCGAACTACAACATTCAATTGATTGTTAGCCCGTTCGAGACGAAGTCGGTAACCTTCATTGCGGACAAACCAGGCGTCTATTGGATCTACTGCACGACCTTCTGTCACGCTTTACACCTTGAAATGCGCATGCGATTCGTCGTGCGTGCTCAAGGGACGTGA